In the genome of Actinomadura graeca, one region contains:
- a CDS encoding NaeI family type II restriction endonuclease, whose translation MPTSEDQPPLFGSSGSHDRELELVRAHLLALDPDGSRFAAAIRRSLDMLLDGPHTGRYDWDQLYKTEKTHCGTVVEINLQREFKFDGGQTLDYSIVGYDVDCKYSQTFGGWQIPPEAVGKLLLVVWANDRKGLWSAGLIRARKEWLNTGNNRDRKITLKAVHRNNVRWLFKDAPLAENALLRLPERDLDAIFAKRSGQQRVNELLSRATGIRLTRIAIWTVATANDKPKDDPTRRIRGGRQGARGQLRPKGVVIFGDYESHREAARALGLPVPGDGEYVSIRLARRRLRHGDAPHITLDGEDWVVAGPEDPVEAAPALPEIKKATG comes from the coding sequence GTGCCCACATCAGAAGATCAGCCCCCTCTCTTCGGTTCCAGTGGCTCACACGACCGGGAGCTGGAACTGGTCCGGGCCCACCTCCTGGCCCTGGATCCGGACGGCTCCAGGTTCGCAGCCGCGATAAGGCGATCCCTCGACATGCTGCTCGACGGGCCTCACACCGGCCGGTACGACTGGGACCAGTTGTACAAGACCGAGAAAACGCATTGCGGCACAGTCGTCGAGATCAATCTGCAGCGCGAATTCAAGTTCGACGGTGGCCAGACGCTCGACTATTCCATCGTTGGCTATGACGTCGATTGCAAGTACTCCCAGACATTCGGCGGGTGGCAGATCCCACCAGAGGCCGTCGGCAAGCTGCTGCTGGTCGTCTGGGCCAACGACAGGAAGGGGCTCTGGTCCGCCGGCCTGATCCGCGCACGCAAGGAGTGGCTCAACACCGGGAACAACCGCGACCGGAAGATCACACTCAAGGCCGTCCATCGCAACAACGTCCGGTGGCTGTTCAAGGATGCTCCGCTTGCGGAGAACGCCCTGCTGCGCCTTCCGGAGCGCGACCTGGATGCAATCTTCGCCAAGCGTTCTGGCCAGCAGCGGGTGAACGAACTCCTGAGTCGCGCCACCGGTATCCGGCTCACCCGGATCGCCATCTGGACGGTCGCGACAGCCAATGACAAGCCTAAAGACGATCCGACCCGGCGCATCCGCGGCGGTAGACAAGGGGCACGAGGCCAGCTGAGGCCGAAGGGGGTCGTCATCTTCGGCGACTATGAGAGCCATCGCGAAGCTGCACGGGCCCTTGGGCTCCCCGTCCCCGGTGACGGGGAGTACGTCAGCATCCGGCTCGCACGGCGGAGGCTCCGCCACGGTGATGCTCCGCACATCACGCTGGATGGCGAGGACTGGGTCGTCGCCGGGCCTGAAGACCCCGTTGAGGCGGCTCCTGCACTCCCCGAGATCAAGAAGGCGACTGGCTGA
- a CDS encoding glutamate ABC transporter substrate-binding protein has product MDSAFARVVAVACLGLTGCTAATASVSGKDALVVGVKADQPGLGLLEKGTYRGFEVDVGTHIARRMGAKRVTFRTVTSADRERLLNDHSVDLVLASYSITPDRAKAVTFGGPYYVAHQDIMVRRGEEGIQNVRDLAGRRLCQASGSVSTERVVIGLGIRPRLVPSPSYSECVRKLLGGDVDAVSTGDLVLAGFAARYRDRVKIVNAPFTDERYGVGLRSGDVDGCEKVNRALTVMYQDGTAARLLRKWFGASELSLTTSVPEFEGCS; this is encoded by the coding sequence GTGGACAGCGCATTCGCTCGTGTTGTGGCGGTGGCCTGCTTGGGGCTCACCGGGTGCACGGCGGCTACGGCGTCGGTTTCCGGGAAGGACGCGCTCGTGGTCGGGGTCAAGGCCGACCAGCCGGGGCTGGGGTTGCTGGAAAAGGGGACGTACCGCGGGTTCGAAGTCGACGTGGGGACGCATATCGCCAGGCGGATGGGGGCGAAGCGGGTCACGTTCAGGACGGTGACATCGGCCGATCGTGAGCGGTTGTTGAACGACCACTCTGTGGATTTGGTGCTGGCTTCGTACTCGATCACGCCTGACCGGGCCAAGGCGGTCACTTTCGGTGGGCCCTATTACGTCGCCCATCAGGACATCATGGTGCGGCGGGGGGAAGAAGGCATTCAGAACGTGCGGGACCTGGCGGGGCGCCGGTTGTGCCAGGCGAGCGGGTCGGTGTCGACGGAACGCGTGGTGATCGGGCTCGGGATCCGGCCGCGGCTCGTGCCGTCGCCCTCGTACAGCGAGTGCGTCCGGAAACTGCTCGGCGGGGACGTCGACGCGGTGTCGACGGGTGATCTGGTGCTGGCCGGGTTCGCCGCCCGGTACCGGGACAGAGTGAAGATCGTGAACGCGCCGTTCACCGACGAGCGGTACGGCGTGGGGTTGCGCAGTGGTGACGTGGACGGCTGCGAGAAGGTCAACCGGGCGCTGACCGTCATGTACCAGGACGGCACCGCCGCGCGTTTGCTGCGCAAATGGTTCGGTGCGTCGGAGCTCAGCCTGACCACGTCCGTCCCCGAGTTCGAGGGGTGCTCCTGA
- a CDS encoding DNA cytosine methyltransferase, with translation MADLEVVEICAGAGGQVLGLEQAGFRHRLAIELDENAATTLSENLEGSRGLLPWSIVQRGDVADPEVWKPSDHEGIALLAGGVPCPPFSVAGKQLGANDERDLFAWAVEQLEFMQPKALLLENVRGLSLPRFTGYRQHVLDRLQEFGYVGEWRLLHASDFGVPQLRPRFVLVALQEEYAPYFHWPEPAGEAPTVGEALLELMSANGWEGARKWAKKADKIGPTIVGGSKKHGGADLGPTRAKRAWAQLGVDALGVADEAPKAGDTFEIGPKLTCEMVARIQGWRDGEWIFTGRKTSRYRQIGNAFPPPVARAVGEAISGALKKRGKPREREVPEEDPIYRVLRDHGDFMTATQLAAKLNLEAPELEHRMTLLGRDFHIEKADGDSTVAYKLGAFKAFTGQDDHERHELFLQHRAKIS, from the coding sequence GTGGCAGATCTTGAAGTCGTCGAGATCTGCGCAGGCGCAGGGGGCCAGGTCCTGGGCTTGGAGCAGGCGGGTTTCCGTCACCGCCTGGCCATCGAGCTCGACGAGAACGCTGCCACCACGCTCTCGGAGAACCTGGAGGGCAGCCGTGGCCTCCTGCCCTGGAGCATCGTCCAGCGCGGCGATGTGGCCGACCCGGAAGTCTGGAAGCCTTCCGACCATGAAGGCATCGCGCTCCTGGCTGGCGGTGTGCCGTGCCCTCCGTTCAGCGTTGCCGGTAAGCAGCTTGGCGCCAACGACGAGCGTGATCTGTTCGCCTGGGCGGTCGAGCAGCTGGAGTTCATGCAGCCGAAGGCTCTCTTGCTGGAGAACGTCCGGGGGCTGAGCCTGCCGCGGTTCACCGGTTACCGCCAGCATGTCCTGGACCGCCTCCAGGAGTTTGGCTACGTCGGCGAATGGAGACTCCTGCACGCGTCCGACTTCGGTGTTCCCCAGTTGCGGCCTCGGTTCGTCCTGGTAGCTCTTCAGGAGGAGTACGCCCCGTACTTCCACTGGCCGGAGCCTGCCGGCGAAGCTCCGACCGTCGGCGAGGCACTCCTCGAGCTGATGAGTGCGAACGGGTGGGAAGGGGCCAGGAAGTGGGCCAAGAAGGCAGACAAGATCGGCCCCACGATCGTCGGAGGGTCCAAGAAGCATGGTGGCGCCGATCTCGGGCCGACACGCGCCAAGCGCGCCTGGGCCCAGCTGGGCGTTGATGCTCTCGGCGTCGCCGACGAGGCACCAAAGGCTGGCGATACCTTCGAGATCGGTCCCAAGCTCACCTGCGAAATGGTCGCCCGGATCCAGGGCTGGCGCGACGGCGAATGGATTTTCACCGGCCGCAAGACCTCTCGGTACCGTCAGATCGGCAACGCCTTCCCTCCTCCTGTAGCCCGGGCGGTTGGCGAGGCGATATCCGGAGCGCTCAAGAAGAGGGGTAAACCCCGTGAGCGAGAAGTCCCCGAGGAGGACCCGATCTACCGGGTGCTACGGGATCACGGAGACTTCATGACTGCGACGCAGCTTGCCGCAAAGCTCAATCTCGAGGCCCCTGAGCTGGAGCATCGCATGACCTTGCTGGGCCGCGATTTTCACATCGAGAAGGCCGACGGCGACAGCACCGTCGCCTACAAGCTCGGCGCGTTCAAGGCGTTCACCGGCCAAGATGACCACGAACGCCACGAGCTGTTTCTCCAGCATCGGGCGAAGATCAGCTGA
- a CDS encoding DEAD/DEAH box helicase, translating to MPSLRLELQASGTAVLMRVPPERAEDLRQLAGRFLTARHQGPSLVELELEDLLANLRELADWPAPQDVTWQPELRVLVEGNHRDTAAAGKRLEAPESPALPADEITELLAASGWSAPDPLTAFQLRDIAKLLSMSHGANFSVPGAGKTRVSLATFQVLRVQGQVERLMVVAPKAAFESWLFENQACLETPLYVQVLDSGRLPDPAAQLIVVNYEGLAKHQVALAKWLAMKPSMFILDEAHRMKRGANGVHGAACLALGPRSRRRLILTGTPAPNGVKDLENLLGFVWPGEGRRIVTRAVGNGDLRHASRVLRPLFTRTTKGELGLPEVNVKIRRLKLPDLHREIYGALTGEMSARAARVAHPESQEGLEALGKILMYLLMAATSPALLAVGDTKYEALRFRVPPLDVPRDATLYQLLEDLPSYELSPKYQETLAIVDANARAGRKTLVWSTFIRNLTTLEVMLAPYLPATVHGGTQDREDQLKRFREDPDCHVLLSNPATLGEGISLHQVCNDAVYVDRDFAAGRYLQSLDRIHRLGLKPGTVTNITVLAADKTIDDRVEQRLDTKLQIMEAVLDDPAVGQLADLEEEPPAAAQADMSALLEHLNVRPAR from the coding sequence GTGCCCAGTCTCCGGCTTGAGCTGCAAGCATCCGGTACCGCCGTTCTCATGCGTGTCCCGCCCGAACGCGCAGAGGACCTTCGTCAGCTCGCTGGCCGGTTCCTGACCGCCCGGCATCAAGGCCCCAGCCTTGTAGAGCTGGAACTCGAGGATCTCCTCGCCAATCTTCGTGAACTCGCCGACTGGCCGGCACCACAGGATGTGACGTGGCAGCCCGAGCTCAGGGTCCTCGTTGAGGGTAACCACCGGGACACAGCAGCAGCCGGCAAACGCCTCGAAGCACCGGAGTCCCCCGCCCTGCCCGCGGACGAGATCACCGAATTGCTCGCCGCGTCCGGCTGGTCAGCTCCGGATCCGCTCACGGCGTTTCAGCTCAGGGACATTGCCAAGCTGCTGTCCATGAGTCATGGCGCGAACTTCAGTGTTCCCGGGGCCGGCAAGACCCGGGTCTCACTGGCGACGTTCCAGGTCCTCCGCGTGCAGGGCCAGGTGGAAAGACTGATGGTGGTGGCCCCGAAGGCCGCCTTTGAGAGCTGGTTGTTCGAGAACCAGGCGTGTCTAGAGACGCCTCTCTATGTACAGGTTTTGGACAGCGGGCGGCTGCCCGACCCGGCGGCCCAGCTCATCGTGGTGAACTACGAGGGCCTGGCTAAGCACCAGGTGGCGCTGGCGAAGTGGCTCGCAATGAAGCCATCGATGTTCATCCTGGATGAGGCACATCGGATGAAGCGAGGCGCCAACGGGGTCCATGGTGCGGCTTGCCTGGCGCTGGGACCGCGGTCCCGCCGCCGCCTCATACTGACCGGCACGCCCGCGCCCAACGGCGTCAAGGATCTGGAGAACCTCCTGGGCTTCGTCTGGCCCGGAGAAGGCCGCAGGATAGTGACCCGGGCCGTGGGCAACGGCGATCTCCGGCACGCCAGCCGTGTGCTGCGGCCCCTCTTCACCCGCACAACCAAAGGAGAACTCGGCCTCCCTGAGGTCAACGTGAAGATCCGGAGACTAAAGCTTCCGGATCTTCACCGAGAGATCTATGGCGCGCTGACCGGTGAGATGAGCGCGCGAGCGGCGCGGGTAGCCCATCCTGAATCCCAGGAGGGCCTGGAAGCACTGGGCAAGATCCTCATGTATCTGCTCATGGCCGCGACCAGCCCCGCCCTCCTCGCCGTGGGCGATACCAAATACGAGGCGCTGCGGTTCCGGGTGCCACCGCTTGATGTCCCCCGGGACGCGACGCTGTACCAGTTGCTGGAGGATCTCCCCAGCTACGAGCTGTCGCCGAAGTACCAGGAGACCTTGGCCATCGTCGACGCGAATGCCAGGGCTGGACGGAAGACCCTTGTGTGGTCGACATTCATCCGCAACCTGACCACCCTGGAAGTGATGCTCGCCCCCTACCTGCCCGCCACCGTGCATGGTGGCACCCAGGATCGGGAAGATCAGCTCAAGAGATTCCGCGAGGACCCAGACTGTCACGTCCTGCTTTCTAACCCCGCAACCCTTGGCGAAGGCATCAGCCTGCACCAGGTGTGCAATGACGCGGTGTACGTCGACCGAGATTTCGCGGCCGGCCGGTATCTGCAGAGCCTCGATCGCATCCACCGGCTCGGGCTGAAACCTGGCACGGTCACTAACATCACAGTGCTCGCGGCGGACAAGACCATCGATGACAGGGTCGAGCAGCGCCTGGACACCAAGCTCCAGATCATGGAGGCGGTGCTGGATGACCCCGCCGTCGGACAGCTGGCCGACCTCGAAGAGGAGCCTCCCGCCGCAGCCCAGGCCGACATGTCTGCTCTGCTGGAGCATCTGAATGTCCGTCCTGCCCGCTGA
- a CDS encoding very short patch repair endonuclease: MSRSIVSADDGSDRREKAWASGTYPRPANEGRSRNMKANRRSDTKPEIALRRALHALGYRYRKDFRLDLPGGTRVRPDIVFTARKVAVFVDGCFWHVCPEHGREPTSNEWYWTPKLRRNVERDRAADDALKNAGWRVVRLWEHEPLPAAVQAVVVAAGPASVEREPQIASETDQDKSDEPISLT, translated from the coding sequence GTGAGCCGTAGCATCGTGTCCGCCGATGATGGTAGCGACCGCAGAGAGAAGGCGTGGGCGTCCGGCACCTACCCCCGCCCGGCCAACGAGGGCCGTTCGCGGAACATGAAGGCAAACCGCCGCTCGGATACCAAGCCGGAAATTGCGCTCCGGCGCGCATTGCATGCTCTCGGTTATCGCTATCGCAAGGACTTCCGGCTCGATCTCCCCGGGGGCACTCGCGTCCGGCCAGACATAGTCTTCACCGCCCGCAAAGTGGCGGTATTCGTGGACGGTTGTTTCTGGCATGTCTGCCCTGAGCACGGCCGCGAGCCGACGAGCAACGAGTGGTACTGGACTCCCAAGCTCCGCCGCAACGTCGAGCGTGACCGGGCAGCGGACGACGCGCTGAAAAACGCCGGCTGGCGGGTCGTGCGCCTGTGGGAACACGAACCGCTCCCCGCTGCTGTCCAGGCCGTTGTCGTAGCCGCGGGGCCAGCCAGCGTCGAACGCGAGCCCCAAATTGCTTCAGAGACTGACCAAGATAAATCCGACGAGCCAATTAGCCTTACTTGA
- a CDS encoding DUF3883 domain-containing protein yields the protein MFANHPGYLDLTPTQYGTALTWLREVGIVTEDGSLAHSGSPVELALFEAALLNASPLWLRDADQLINMPDDLPEDAISAGEALGLSPRQATAVVHTAWGKVDAAARKQIGSAGEEALANLLTELTGVTVDYVADYADGLGYDIAVHADGLHLDLEVKTTTRRGRLTIYLSRNEYEVMRDNPAWRLTVVFLNSERQAGAVGTIDPGWVRRHAPADATPLGRWESVRFDIPPDAIQRGLTDISDWAGPRLSGRHLLRAGTGERPPAWISAAPAV from the coding sequence GTGTTCGCCAACCACCCCGGCTATCTTGATCTCACCCCGACTCAATACGGAACGGCCCTTACCTGGCTCAGAGAAGTCGGCATAGTCACCGAAGATGGGTCCCTGGCCCACAGCGGCAGTCCTGTGGAGCTGGCATTGTTCGAGGCGGCGTTGCTGAACGCGAGCCCGCTGTGGCTCCGCGACGCCGACCAGCTGATCAATATGCCCGACGACCTGCCGGAGGACGCAATTTCCGCCGGTGAAGCGCTCGGGTTGTCACCGCGCCAGGCCACCGCCGTCGTGCACACCGCCTGGGGCAAAGTCGACGCAGCCGCACGCAAGCAGATCGGATCCGCCGGTGAGGAGGCACTCGCAAACCTCCTTACCGAGCTCACAGGCGTGACCGTGGATTATGTCGCTGACTATGCCGATGGGCTCGGGTACGACATCGCCGTCCACGCCGACGGGCTCCACCTCGATCTCGAGGTCAAGACCACGACGCGACGCGGCCGGCTGACCATCTACCTCTCACGCAATGAGTACGAAGTCATGCGAGACAACCCTGCCTGGCGGCTCACCGTCGTATTCCTCAACTCCGAGCGGCAAGCGGGTGCTGTCGGGACAATTGATCCAGGGTGGGTTCGGCGTCACGCCCCGGCTGATGCCACCCCGCTCGGCCGATGGGAGTCCGTCCGCTTCGATATCCCCCCGGATGCCATACAACGCGGGCTTACAGACATCAGCGACTGGGCTGGCCCTCGCCTCAGCGGGCGTCACCTGCTCCGCGCCGGAACGGGCGAACGCCCGCCAGCCTGGATCAGTGCCGCCCCCGCAGTCTGA